The genomic stretch ACATCGTTACGAAAGGACTACGCACAACAGCGTCAAGTCAGCTTCTAAGTAACTTTGAACCATTACATAATGCAACGGTGGTTGAACGCTTAAATGCAGCGGAAACGATTACTGTCGGCAAATTGAATATGGACGAGTTCGCGATGGGTTCTTCGAATGAGAACTCTGGTTATTTCAGCACGCGTAACCCTTGGAATACAGATTATGTACCGGGCGGATCAAGTGGTGGCTCAGCTGCCTCTGTTGCCGCTGGAGAGGTATTCTTCTCTCTTGGTTCAGATACAGGTGGTTCGATCCGTCAACCAGCTGCCTTTTGTGGTGTTGTTGGACTAAAACCTACGTACGGACTAGTTTCTCGTTTTGGTCTAATTGCTTTTGCATCATCACTTGATCAAATTGGACCAATTACGAACACTGTAGAAGATAATGCTTATCTTCTACAATCAATTGCCGGTCATGACAAGATGGATTCAACATCAGCGAACGTTGACGTTCCAGATTATCTTTCAAGTCTAACAGGTGATGTGAAAGGTCTTCGCATTGCTGTACCGAAAGAGTACCTTGCTGAAGGTGTAGATGAAGATGTGAAGAACAGCGTCCTTCAGTCACTTAAAAAGCTTGAAGAACTTGGCGCAACGTGGGAAGAAGTATCGCTTCCGCACTCAAAATATGCAGTAGCAACTTACTATCTTCTTTCTTCTTCAGAAGCATCAGCGAATCTAGCTCGCTTTGACGGTGTGCGCTATGGCGTTCGTGCTGAAGCAGAGAACCTGATTGATCTTTATAAGAAAACAAGAAGCGAAGGCTTTGGTGACGAAGTGAAGCGACGCATCATGCTTGGTACGTTTGCCCTTAGCTCTGGTTATTACGATGCTTATTACAAAAAAGCACAAAAAGTTCGTACGCTGATTAAGAACGACTTTGAAAAAGTGTTCGAAGACTATGATGTCATTATCGGACCTACAACGCCAACTCCAGCCTTTAAAGTAGGCGAGAAGATTGATAACCCGCTAACAATGTATGCAAATGATATTCTCACAATCCCGGTTAACCTTGCAGGCGTTCCTGCGATTTCCGTACCATGTGGTTTATCAAATGGCCTACCTGTTGGACTTCAAATAATCGGAAAGCACTTTGATGAGAAGACCGTTTATCGCGTTGCTCATGCGTTTGAGCAAGCAACGGATCATCATAAGGCTAAACCAGAGCTGTAAGGGGTGACGACTGAAAATGAATTTTGAAACTATTATTGGTCTGGAAGTTCACTCAGAACTGAAGACAAACACAAAGATTTTCTGTAATTGTTCAACGAATTTCGGTGCGCCGCCTAACACGAACGTTTGCCCGATCTGTCTCGGCCATCCTGGTGTTCTTCCAGTCATGAATGAACAGGCCGTTGATTTTGCAATGCGTGCGGCAATGGCATTGAACTGTGAAATCGCTGAAGATACGAAGTTTGACCGTAAAAACTATTTCTATCCAGATAACCCGAAAGCCTATCAGATCTCTCAATATGATAAGCCAATCGGTGAAAACGGATGGATTGATATTGAAGTAAATGGCAAAACAAAACGTATCGGTATTACACGTCTTCACCTTGAGGAAGATGCAGGTAAGCTCACGCACGTTGATGGCGAGAATCACTCTCTTGTCGACTTCAACCGTCAGGGTACGCCTCTTGTTGAGATCGTATCTGAGCCGGATATCCGTACACCGGAAGAAGCGTATGCTTATCTTGAGAAGCTTAAAGCGATTCTTCAATATACGGAAGTGTCTGACTGTAAAATGGAAGAAGGATCTCTTCGCTGTGATGCGAATCTTTCTCTTCGCCCATATGGACAAGAAGAGTTTGGTACAAAAACTGAGCTTAAGAACTTGAACTCATTTGCTAACGTACAAAAAGGTCTTCAATTCGAAGAAGTACGTCAGGAGAAAGAACTTCTAGCAGGAAACGTGATCGGCCAGGAAACGCGTCGTTATGACGAAGCTGGCAAGAAAACAATTCTGATGCGTGTAAAAGAAGGATCTGACGACTACCGTTACTTCCCAGAGCCTGACCTTGTTCGTCTTGCGATTAATAAAGAGTGGATGGACCGCGTGCGTGCGGACATTCCGGAGCTTCCAGACGCTCGTCGTGAGCGCTATGTGAAGGAGTATGATCTTCCTGAGTACGATGCGATGGTGCTTACTCAATCCAAGAAAATGTCCGATTTCTTTGAAGTTGCTATTGGCCAAGGTGCTGATCCAAAGCAGACATCCAACTGGTTAATGGGTGAAGTATCGGCTTACTTGAATGCAAACTATAAAGAAATTGACGAAGTGGCTCTTACTCCAGAAGGACTAGGGAAACTGATTTCTCTTATTGAAAAGGGAACAATTTCTTCGAAGATCGCGAAGAAAGTATTCAAAGACCTTATTGAAAAAGGCGGCGATCCTGAACAGATCGTTAAAGACAAGGGCCTTGTACAGATTTCTGATGAAGGCGAGCTTCGTTCTATCGTTTCAGGTATTCTTGATGAGAACGAACAATCCATCGAAGACTACAAAAACGGGAAAGACCGTGCGATCGGCTTCCTCGTTGGTCAAGTGATGAAAGCAACCAAAGGAAAAGCAAATCCTCCAATGGTTAACAAGCTGATTGTAGAAGAAATGGATAAACGCTAAATGGTGAAACCCTCCCAAGTGGAGGGTTTTTTTATGTCTAAAGAGAAGTTTGAGCATGTTCACCTTATTCACTTATTTTCGGCTTTGCTTTTTTTTAGGGAAAAGCCTATAATCAGAACAGAAGGTTAAGCGGAAGAAAACGGTCACGAGATTGTGGGCGTTTTTTGTTTGCGACTATCATATAAATAAGTAACGAGTATATTGCCGCGTGCTTTGATACGGTTAAAGATTGAACAAATATAAACATTCTGCATGAAGAATTAAGATAGAGAAGATAGGATGATGAAGGATGAAACGTGCGAGACTAATCTATAATCCAACGTCTGGAAGAGAACAAGTGAAGAGGTCACTACCATATATCCTCGAACGCCTTGAAAAAAATGGGTACGAGACGTCTGCTCATGCAACCACTTGTGAAGGCGATGCGACGGAAGCAGCGCGCATTGCCGTCGAGCGACGCTTTGATCTTGTCATTGCGGCAGGTGGAGATGGGACGATCTATGAAGTGATCAATGGTATTGCCGAGCAGCCATATCGGCCGAAGATGGGGATTATTCCAGTTGGTACAACCAATGACTTTGCACGAGCGATTGGTGTTCCGCGCACAGTTGAAGGTGCGATGGACGTTCTGTGTAATGGTCTTGAAATGCCAATTGATATCGGTCGAGTGAACGAGCATTACTTCATCAATATCGCAGGTGGCGGACGCCTGACAGAATTAACATATGAAGTACCTAGTAAGCTTAAAACAATGCTTGGCCAGTTAGCTTACTATATGAAAGGCATTGAGATGCTTCCATCGATTCGTCCTGCAAGAACCAGGATTGAATATGACGGTAAGCTTTTTGAAGGTGAAATTATGCTTTTCCTTGTTTCAAATTCAAACTCCATCGGCGGATTTGAGAAGCTAGCCCCACATGCATCGTTGAATGATGGCCTGTTCGATTTAATGATTTTAAAGAAGACGAACATCGCAGAATTCATTCGCATCGCAAGCAGTGCACTTCGCGGTGATCATATTAATGATCCAAATGTTGTATATAAGAAAGCTAGTCACATTAAAGTAGAATCAGTTGATAAAATGCAGCTGAACCTGGATGGCGAGTACGGTGGCCCACTTCCAGCCGAGTTTACGAACTTATACCGTCATATTACAATGATTGTGCCGAAAGAAACGAGCGAAAAACATACAAATGAAGAAGACGCCGCGCACAAGCGTGCCATTTCAGGTGAGTAGAAATGAAGGAGAGAAGTCAGAGACGATGAGCTCTGGCTTTTTCTGTTGTTCTCGAGGATAGGAGCAGTGGAAGCTAATATATTTCAGATTTGGCCATCGCGAGTATAGCCAATATAATTCGATTTTGGCCAACAAACCATGAAATAGAGCTTGCCTCACATGCAAAAAACACCGCGCTGTTCCATTTCGCGATTCATTCACACTGTGGTACAATTTTTGTACATGAAATCGAACGGAAAAGGACGGAAACCTAATGAGTAATCAAGAAGTACCTGTAAAAAAGAATGACGTTGTTGAAGTAGAGTTCAGAGACCTTTCCCATGACGGGGCAGGCGTCGCGAAAATAGATGGCTACACGCTTTTCGTCCCATATGGCATTCCAGGAGAAACCGCGAACGTAAAAGTGATTAAAACGAAGAAAGGTTATGGCTTCGGAAAAATTCTTGATGTCAAAGTTGAGAGCGAAGACCGCAACACGCCACCATGCCCGATCTTCTATCAGTGTGGGGGCTGCCAAACACAGCACATTACGTACGATAGCCAGCTAAGATTCAAGCACAAGCAAGTACAAGACGTAATGGAGCGTATCGGAAAGATCGACGTACCTGTTCACCCTGTTCTTGGCATGGAAGATCCATGGCGATACCGCAACAAAGCGCAGGTACCAGTTGGGGAACAGGATGGTAAAATTGTTGCAGGTTTCTACCAGCAGCGTAGTCACCAGATTATCGACATGGACCAGTGCCTCATTCAAGAGCAGGAGAACGATGAGGTTCTACGTGTGGTGAAAGAGATCGCTGTAAAGTACGGCATTCGTGCATACGACGAGCGCTCTCATCGGGGAACGCTCAGACACGTGGTAGCCAAATACGGGAAGCAAACAGACGACATCATGGTCGTTATCGTAACAAAAAACAAAGACTTGCCGAATCGCAAGAACATTATTAAAGACATCACAGAGCAACTTCCGAAAGTGAAATCAATCGTTCAAAACGTGAATCCAAAGCGCACAAACGTGATCTTTGGTGATGAAACCCGCGTCCTATGGGGATCACCATATATTTACGATACGATTGGTGACATTAAATTCGCGATCTCAGCTCGCTCCTTCTATCAGGTGAATCCTGACCAAACGAAGGTGCTTTACGATCAGGCGCTTGAATACGCTGGACTGACTGGGAATGAAACGGTCATCGATGCTTATTGCGGCATTGGCACGATCTCTCTTTTCCTCGCGCAAAAAGCGAAGCAGGTATACGGCGTGGAAATCGTACCAGAAGCGATTGAAGATGCGAAGCGAAATGCAGAGCTAAACGGCATTACAAACGCAGAGTTTGCCGTTGGCGAAGCAGAGAATGTTATTCCAGCCTGGAAAGAGCAGGGCATTAAGCCTGACGTGATTGTCGTTGACCCACCACGTAAAGGCTGTGATGAAGCGCTCCTGCAAACGATTATTGATATGAAGCCTGAGAAAGTCGTCTATGTATCGTGTAACCCGGCAACACTAGCACGAGATCTACGCATTTTAGAAGATGGCGGGTTTGAAACGAAGGAAGTTCAGCCGGTTGATATGTTCCCGCATACCACGCACGTGGAGTGCGTTGCCGTACTAGAGCTATAATAAACCTCACTAAATTCCACCTTAACTCCAAAGTTAAGGTGGAATTTTAATTAGTTGCAATAAAGTGGTCGGTTTATAGGAGGATACGTCTCTATAATTGTTATGCCTGTTGAAAATGCATTTTGTACAATCGAATAGAGTGCAATTAAATTGAATCGGGTATAGGGGTGTGATATGGTTTAGGCGTGAAGCATTATCGTATTCTAAAAGGAGTGAGGGTTCTTGACTATTACGTTTACGGACGCTGCAATTGAACAGTTAAATACAGAGGATTACGTAGCTTTTCAGCTTAATCCTAGTTTAGGTGGATGTAGTATTGGTGCGGATTGGATCACATTTAAAGCTTTGTCTTCCAAAGAAACACTGACAGGCGAGAAGTTGGTAGAGACTAATTATAAGCCTGTGGTTTTAGGAGTTAAGCACGAATCCTTTTTCAAAGAAGATATGATCATTGACTATTCTAGTAAAAGAAATGCATATATGTTAAAAAGCAAAAGTGAAATTCTCAGTTCTCGTTTGCCATTGGAAAAATAATTTAGATTTACGTTTGAAAACGTAAGGAAATGAAAGGATTATGTTCGTAAAAAAGCACCATCTCAAACGCTTTGAAGCGTTTGAGATGGTGCTTTTATGATTTATTAAGCGTTAGACGCCATCTTATCCTTACTCATTTTCAGATCAAAACGATCGGCATTCATGATCTTCACCCATGCCGACACAAAGTCGCGCACGAATTTCTCTTTGTTATCTTCTTGTGCATAAACTTCTGCATAAGCACGGAGGATGGAGTTTGAACCGAAGACAAGATCCACGCGTGAAGCGGTGCGTACGAGTTCGCCTGTTTTACGGTCGCGTCCTTCGTATTCATTGAAGTTAGCTGGCTTCCATTCAATGCCCATGTCGAGTAGGTTCACGAAGAAATCGTTCGTTAGTGTACCAACGCGTTCAGTGAACACGCCATGCTTCGTACCCTTGTGGTTTGTCCCGAGTACGCGCATACCACCAATAAGAACGGTCATTTCAGGAGCAGTTAGACCGAGCAGCTGTGACTTGTCGACGAGTAGCTCTTCAGGGCTTAACGTGTATTCCTTCTTCTGATAGTTACGGAATCCGTCAGCCATTGGCTCTAATACGTCAAAGCTTTCCACATCTGTTTGTTCTTGCGTTGCATCTCCGCGACCTGGTGCAAATGGAACAGTAATCTCAACACCAGCATCTTTTGCCGCTTTTTCTACAGCTGCACTACCACCAAGGACGATTAAGTCAGCTAAGCTCACTTTTTTCTCAATTTTGCTTTGGATTTTCTCATATACGGATAGTACTTTTGATAATTGTTCTGGTTCATTTACATCCCAGTTCTTTTGTGGTTCTAAGCGAATACGCGCGCCATTTGCACCACCGCGATAATCAGAGCCACGGTACGTACTTGCAGAAGCCCAAGCTGTTGTCACAAGTTCGCTGACGCTTAATCCTGAGTCCAGGATTTTAGCTTTCAGGTTTTCAACTTCAGCAGCAGTCAGTTCATAATCCACATTAGGGATTGGATCTTGCCAGATCAAATCTTCCTGTGGTACTTCAGGGCCAAGGTATCTTTCTTTCGGTCCCATGTCACGGTGAAGTAACTTGAACCATGCTCGAGCAAATGTATCAGCGAAATATTCAATATCTTCGTGGAAACGACGTGATATCTTTTCATAAATTTCATCTTCACGAAGCGCCATATCTGCTGTTGTCATCATAGTATTCACTTTGATTGAAGGATCTTCAGCATCTGGTGCAAGGTGCTCTGGTTTAGGATTAACTGGCTTCCATTGATGTGCACCTGCAGGGCTTTTCGTTAATTCCCACTCATATCCGAATAGTAAGTCATAGTATCCGTTATCCCATTTTGTTGGATTAGCAGTCCATGCGCCGTCTACACCACTTGTAATTGTGTCGCGACCTTTACCACTTCCGTAAGAGTTCTTCCAACCGAGTCCCTGTTCTTCAATATCAGCAGCTTCCGGTGCGGCTCCAACGTTAGCTTCAGCGTCTCCTGCTCCGTGCCCTTTACCAAACGTGTGACCACCAGCAATCAGGGCAACTGTTTCTTCATCATTCATTCCCATACGTGCGAATGTTTCACGAATGTCACGTGCACTTCCTAGCGGATCTGGTTCGCCATTTGGTCCTTCTGGATTTACATAGATAAGTCCCATTTGAACGGCAGCTAACGGACTTTCGAGCTCGCGGTCGCCTGAATAACGGTTGT from Bacillus sp. Cs-700 encodes the following:
- the gatA gene encoding Asp-tRNA(Asn)/Glu-tRNA(Gln) amidotransferase subunit GatA, whose product is MFDKSISELHSLLHKKELSVSELVQTSFDRIQTVDEKVKAFMTLNEEGAMQAAKALDEKIGTEEARGLLFGLPVGVKDNIVTKGLRTTASSQLLSNFEPLHNATVVERLNAAETITVGKLNMDEFAMGSSNENSGYFSTRNPWNTDYVPGGSSGGSAASVAAGEVFFSLGSDTGGSIRQPAAFCGVVGLKPTYGLVSRFGLIAFASSLDQIGPITNTVEDNAYLLQSIAGHDKMDSTSANVDVPDYLSSLTGDVKGLRIAVPKEYLAEGVDEDVKNSVLQSLKKLEELGATWEEVSLPHSKYAVATYYLLSSSEASANLARFDGVRYGVRAEAENLIDLYKKTRSEGFGDEVKRRIMLGTFALSSGYYDAYYKKAQKVRTLIKNDFEKVFEDYDVIIGPTTPTPAFKVGEKIDNPLTMYANDILTIPVNLAGVPAISVPCGLSNGLPVGLQIIGKHFDEKTVYRVAHAFEQATDHHKAKPEL
- a CDS encoding diacylglycerol kinase yields the protein MKRARLIYNPTSGREQVKRSLPYILERLEKNGYETSAHATTCEGDATEAARIAVERRFDLVIAAGGDGTIYEVINGIAEQPYRPKMGIIPVGTTNDFARAIGVPRTVEGAMDVLCNGLEMPIDIGRVNEHYFINIAGGGRLTELTYEVPSKLKTMLGQLAYYMKGIEMLPSIRPARTRIEYDGKLFEGEIMLFLVSNSNSIGGFEKLAPHASLNDGLFDLMILKKTNIAEFIRIASSALRGDHINDPNVVYKKASHIKVESVDKMQLNLDGEYGGPLPAEFTNLYRHITMIVPKETSEKHTNEEDAAHKRAISGE
- a CDS encoding iron-sulfur cluster biosynthesis family protein codes for the protein MTITFTDAAIEQLNTEDYVAFQLNPSLGGCSIGADWITFKALSSKETLTGEKLVETNYKPVVLGVKHESFFKEDMIIDYSSKRNAYMLKSKSEILSSRLPLEK
- the gatB gene encoding Asp-tRNA(Asn)/Glu-tRNA(Gln) amidotransferase subunit GatB, with amino-acid sequence MNFETIIGLEVHSELKTNTKIFCNCSTNFGAPPNTNVCPICLGHPGVLPVMNEQAVDFAMRAAMALNCEIAEDTKFDRKNYFYPDNPKAYQISQYDKPIGENGWIDIEVNGKTKRIGITRLHLEEDAGKLTHVDGENHSLVDFNRQGTPLVEIVSEPDIRTPEEAYAYLEKLKAILQYTEVSDCKMEEGSLRCDANLSLRPYGQEEFGTKTELKNLNSFANVQKGLQFEEVRQEKELLAGNVIGQETRRYDEAGKKTILMRVKEGSDDYRYFPEPDLVRLAINKEWMDRVRADIPELPDARRERYVKEYDLPEYDAMVLTQSKKMSDFFEVAIGQGADPKQTSNWLMGEVSAYLNANYKEIDEVALTPEGLGKLISLIEKGTISSKIAKKVFKDLIEKGGDPEQIVKDKGLVQISDEGELRSIVSGILDENEQSIEDYKNGKDRAIGFLVGQVMKATKGKANPPMVNKLIVEEMDKR
- the rlmD gene encoding 23S rRNA (uracil(1939)-C(5))-methyltransferase RlmD; protein product: MSNQEVPVKKNDVVEVEFRDLSHDGAGVAKIDGYTLFVPYGIPGETANVKVIKTKKGYGFGKILDVKVESEDRNTPPCPIFYQCGGCQTQHITYDSQLRFKHKQVQDVMERIGKIDVPVHPVLGMEDPWRYRNKAQVPVGEQDGKIVAGFYQQRSHQIIDMDQCLIQEQENDEVLRVVKEIAVKYGIRAYDERSHRGTLRHVVAKYGKQTDDIMVVIVTKNKDLPNRKNIIKDITEQLPKVKSIVQNVNPKRTNVIFGDETRVLWGSPYIYDTIGDIKFAISARSFYQVNPDQTKVLYDQALEYAGLTGNETVIDAYCGIGTISLFLAQKAKQVYGVEIVPEAIEDAKRNAELNGITNAEFAVGEAENVIPAWKEQGIKPDVIVVDPPRKGCDEALLQTIIDMKPEKVVYVSCNPATLARDLRILEDGGFETKEVQPVDMFPHTTHVECVAVLEL
- the katG gene encoding catalase/peroxidase HPI; translated protein: MDNNEMHSSQAGKCPVSHGQTQEDSAITTTKVATTNKDWWPNQLNLQLLQQHNRKSNPMGEDFDYAEEFKKLDYYALKQDLRDLMTESQDWWPADYGHYGPLFIRMSWHAAGTYRTGDGRGGGATGSQRFAPLNSWPDNASLDKARRLLWPIKQKYGNKISWADLLVITGNVALESMGLNTFGFAGGREDVWHPEEDIYWGTEKEWLGDNRYSGDRELESPLAAVQMGLIYVNPEGPNGEPDPLGSARDIRETFARMGMNDEETVALIAGGHTFGKGHGAGDAEANVGAAPEAADIEEQGLGWKNSYGSGKGRDTITSGVDGAWTANPTKWDNGYYDLLFGYEWELTKSPAGAHQWKPVNPKPEHLAPDAEDPSIKVNTMMTTADMALREDEIYEKISRRFHEDIEYFADTFARAWFKLLHRDMGPKERYLGPEVPQEDLIWQDPIPNVDYELTAAEVENLKAKILDSGLSVSELVTTAWASASTYRGSDYRGGANGARIRLEPQKNWDVNEPEQLSKVLSVYEKIQSKIEKKVSLADLIVLGGSAAVEKAAKDAGVEITVPFAPGRGDATQEQTDVESFDVLEPMADGFRNYQKKEYTLSPEELLVDKSQLLGLTAPEMTVLIGGMRVLGTNHKGTKHGVFTERVGTLTNDFFVNLLDMGIEWKPANFNEYEGRDRKTGELVRTASRVDLVFGSNSILRAYAEVYAQEDNKEKFVRDFVSAWVKIMNADRFDLKMSKDKMASNA